The nucleotide sequence tctctgcctgtcaaAGGCCCCAGTACCTCAgtcccttactttttttttttttttttgagacagggtctcgctctgtcacccagattggagtgcagtggcgcaaacccGGCTCATTgcacctctgcctactgggttcaagcaatcctcccacctcagcctcccgagtagctgggactacaggcatgtgtcaccacgcccagctgctaattttttgtattttttggtagagacgggattttgccatgttgcccaggcttgtatcaaactcctgggctcaagccatccacccgcctcggcctcccaaagtgctgggattacaggcatgagccaccgcacccgaccccAGTCTCTTACCTTCTTAAGCTTGGCCTGGTCGTCCTTGTAAGTGATCATTAGTGCTAATGCCAGGTCACCCTTCTCCCGACGTGTACCTTCACATAAGAGGGGATGTTCTGCCTCGCTTACTGTTGTCTTCATGCCTGTGAGAAAGAGGACCTTATGGGGATTGACAGTAGTCATAATTCCCAAGGCAGCAAAGGCAAGAGGCCAGGGTTCCCAAGCCATCAGCATATGAGGTAAGGGGTTCCCTTGGTCCAACCCACGTCACCTATAGAAGTCCTCATTGACTACTGCATCCAACCTAAGCTCTGGTGTGCTTTTCAAAACCTTCATAACCAGGTCCAATTTGCTTACCCAGCATATACTTACCACTTTAGGGAAGCCGGGCTCCTCATTCTCATGAAAACTTAATTGCACTGTGTGTTTACTCACGGTGTTCGCTGGTCTAGGACCTACTGATTTTTTAACCCACATTCCATATTCTACCACTTCCCTTAGGCCTTTCCCTAGATTTCTGTTTTGCTGCCCTTACAATACCCAACACCCACagcacacaattttttttttctttttttgagacaaggtttcactctgttgcccaggctggagggcactggtacaatcatggttcactgcagcctcaatctccaggctgaagcaattctcccacttcagactctggagtagctggcagcacaaggcatgtgccaccacacctggctaattttttttttttttttttagtagagatgaggtcttgctaggttgcccaggctggtcttgaattcttgagctcaaacgatcctcctgtttcagcctcccaaagtgctgggattacaagcatgggccaccacacccggccatataGCACACATTTTTGCCCTGAATTCCTGACTGTCTTACAGGCACTAGTTGGCTCACACACGTCACCCTGACCTTCCCATTACCATACAGCCCTTCAGAACAAGGCACAGGTCTCATGTCCTTTAAGACTTGAACCAGGCTTAGCTCATGGATGTGCTCAAGACGTTGACAGACTCACCCAAGGCAGCAACTGCtgcttcaaatcccagctcctcatCCCCAGGTGTCTCACTGTTCCAGTTGCGACTTGGGGGCCGGGAACCTGTGGGAGAAACCACTGTATAAAAGTTGGGGTAAGTCAGGCAGACAGAAGTATCATgcacaggaaaaaaatgcaaggGAACCCAAAATCCTCATCATCACAGACCTACCCATGAAGCTGCCTGATGGGTCCTAAAGGTGATTCAGAACCTTGGGGCTCTTGGTTTTTCTTAGAGAAAGCTACCCCTACCCCAGTTCCCCACTTACTGTAGGGTCAGGCACCATACCTGGAGCACAGAGAACGTCAAAGATGAAACTGGCCAACATGAGAGGCAACACAGGCCGATAGTCACAGAGCGTCCCCTCCCGAAGCTCCTCTGCCCGGCACCGCATGGTACTCATCTCGCTCGGACCCAGAGGGATCTTCTTGAGCAAGGCagccacctcagactcctggtaTGCCAGCTTCACCTGAGGGCACAGGAAAGAGCTCAGACCTCCAGTGTGTCAACAGAGATCAAGGTATAAGGCTCTAAAGAGACTGAAGTACAAGGCTGAGATGGAGCCTCTGACCTCCAAGGCCTTGGTAGAAGCTGGAGGCCTCTGCAGCTCCAAGGCAAACATGCCAACTCGGAAGGCCAGGTTGTGGTGCTCTGGACGCTCACTTAGCACTGTCAACAGGAAAGCTGCCTTGCTCAGGGTGTTGGTAGCCACCCAGGTCTGACGGCTCGTGGATACCTTGTTCTTCTTGCcctagaaaaggaagaaacacagGAGACAGGCAGATGATTCTGACTTACCCTGGTGGAGGTAGAAGGAGGCTCTCACTTGGGGTGGGGCATGGGAGCAGGTTGGGGTAAGTGGGGGAAGGGAAGGTAGAGGAAGGGGGTCTCTCTCACCTTGGCAGGGGGCGGCTCTACCTTGAGGTCGGGTGGGTTGGCTAGCAGATCCTGGGCAAGCTCCACGGTGAGACGGGAGGCCTCATTGCTGTAGCCATGTGCATGCAGGGCCTCAGCACAGGCAAACAGTACCTGGAAGGAGGACATGGGACCAGAAAGGTTGAAGTCCCAACTTCCAGGGGCAGGACATCATGGTCACTCATGCAGCCAACATTCCTTGAACACTTGCTACATGCCAGGCCCTGCGCTGCTCCACAGGAGCTCTGGTTAGAGACCCAGATACATAAACACACGCCACCGTGATGCCAGCTATTACAGGGAAAAGTCAATGGGAAGCAGGCGGGATATCTTGGGGCAGAGGGACAGTATCAGAGAGACTCGCTAGAAGAAATGATCTTTAAGATCCCTGAGACATGAAGAAGAAACACTGGCTAATGcagaagaacattccaggcagaaaggTCAATCtgtccaaaatcctagaggcaaGAGAGAGCCTGGCAGATACAGGAGTGGTTCAGCTGACTGGAGTGCAAAGGACAGAACAGCCAAGTGAGGCTGGCAAAGCAGGCAAAGACCAGATCAAGTGGACCCTCATAGGTCATGCCAAGTACTTTCATTTTATCGTAAGGGCAACAGGAACCcattgaagggttttaagcaggagagtgaTACCATCACATTTTAGCAAAATCATGTGgaagcagcaggaaagagagTAGACTGAAAGCAGGGAGGCCAGTTCCACGCCTGCAACAGGATTCTCACAGTCCTGGTGATGGTCCTGACACTCCCAACTAGAGCTAGAAGGCCCCTCCCAGCTGTGGCTAAGGAGCACCcagccctccctccttccatcccctCACCTCCATGCGGCTCTCCTGTTCCAGCGGCTTCAGCCCAGCAAACAGATCGTGCTCCTCCCCAGCCCCGCCCTCGGCCTTCTCTTCCTCGCCCCCAGCCCCATCCTGGGCATTCAGATAGTACGCCTGGTAGTCGTCATCCTCCTCTCCAACTGCAGGGGCTGCCTCTTTGGTTTTGGGAAGCCCACTGCCACTCTCATCTGTAGAAGGGACGTCGTCCCGGGTACAGACATCCCCAGGCAGTAGGCCAGGGGGACCGGCAGAGGCTGTGGGAGGCTCAGGCCCTTCTGAGAAGTACACACCACCATCTTCTTCATAAGTATCTGGGGGCTCAGGAAGGAAAGCGGAAGGGCCTCGGGAGCCACCGTGGAGAGGACAGGGTGGAGGGCTCTCAGGGAATCCCCCGAAGGTGCTGGCCTCTGCGCCCAGGGCCAGgctgctgtcatccaggctcaTCTCGGCCAGGTCAGGCTCCAGGGAGCTGTCTTCACTGCTCAGCCGTCGCTTGCTCCCGCCACCTGCTGAGCCCTTGCTCCCACTGCCAGCCCCACCCAGTGCCTTGGCTTTGCCCCCACCTGGACCCATCTTATGCAGAGCTTTATCTCCCCCTTCAGCTGAGAGGCGGCGGGGACCCCGCTGTGATGAGGGGACCCCCTCACCCAAGCCCTTTCGCTTGGTCCCAGGCTCCTTGGGCCGCACAGCTGGTTCAGCAGGAAGGGGTCGGGGCCGGTCCCGGGATTCCTCCAGGCCCCCAGAGCGGGAGGCACCTGGCCGAGAGGGCAGGGCCCgggcccagcacagtgccagCTTCCTGTCAGTGCCGCTGTAGGTGACACCGGGAAGTGGGTAGGCCTCTTCCCAGTTGAAGTAGCAGGCCTCCACCGCTGGCCGGAAGCCAGGGAAGAGCCGCTCCAGCGTCTTCTTGTGTTGGCCCCGCTTGACGTTCTCAATCACCTTCAGTTGCCACTGCCGCAGCTGCGTACACAGTTCCCGGCGCCTGTGGGAACAAGGGGCAGGAGGCTGCTGAGGGGCTACTGGGAAAGGATGGGCATGGAGTAGGTGTACACCCCAAAGAGGGGCACGGGAAAAGGACACAGGAACTACTTCTTGACCCAGCCCCATAAGCATCACTGAAACACTGGGGAATTTTGAAAATGGGTGTTATTTAGGGGAGGGAAGGATGAAAGCCTCTCAGAAAAAGGACTCATAAATCACTGCTAACACCAGTGCTCAGCACCTCCCATTTCCCGAGGACTAAAATCATGGTATGTCTCTGCAAACAAGGAGATGAAGGCTCAGTCTGTCCTGAGCTGGCCCAGGCTCAGTTCTGTGGTGAGCCTCAGGGGAGACTCACCGCTGGGGGCTGAGTGCAGGGTCCAGCACGGCCAGCCTCCACAGTGTGACCATCTCGTCACACATGCTGGCACAGGCATGGGCTGCCACCTCTGACTGCCCGTTGCTACGGCCCGTGTGCCCACTGGCACTGCTGTGTGAGGCTGAGGTACGTACGCTATACCACCAACCTGTTATCTGGAGACAAAGAAGGCTGTGAGCTGCACCTGAGAGCTCAGAGAAAGGCAGAGTAGCCCTTCCAGAGTCCCTTTCAGCAAAAGGAGGATGAGgcggggggagggagagaatgagCCACCATGGGGCTCCCCAACGCTGGGTGATTACCTGCTCATAGGTGAGGCACTGGTCAGTGAGGATTTCCAACAAGGGGGCAGCATTGCTGTCCCTCCGCTTGAACATCTCCCGCACGATGCTTAGCAGGTTCCAGACGCCCTCCGGCTCACGGCCTCTCAGAGGGCGCAGCAGACATGCCCATTCAGCAGCGGCTGGCGGCTCCGTGGAAGACAGATACATGGAGTTCACATCACTATAAaagcagaggaacagaaaaccatgaCAGTAAGATGGGGCTCAATGAAACCTAAAAGGGCTTCCGGCCCCAAAAtacagaagacagagagaaaaggacatctgtaacaatttttgtttttccttttttgaggcagagacttgctctgtagcccaggcttgagtgcaatggcacgatctcagctcactgcaaccttcacctccaggattcaagcaattctcctgcctgagcctcccgagtagctgggattccaggcgcccgccaccacgcctggctaatttttgtatttttagtagagatggagtttcaccatgttggccaggctggtcttgaactcctgacctctggtgatctgcccaccttggcctcccaaagtgctgggattacaggtatgagccaccgcccctggccacaAAAACTCTTTAAATCTTTCTCTGCCTCCGTTTCCTGATCtatcaaaggaagaaaaataactctTGCTAGGTAAGAGCAGACCACTCTGTGACTGTACAAGGTCACCATCTTCCATCGATTCGTTAGTGacaactgtgtgccaggcactgtgccagttCAGGGAATAAAAGTTAGGGGTCACAGGCAAGGATAGAAGAAAGGATCTGTCATCAGCCTGAGGGACGCTCCCCCTCCACCACAGACACAGGTATGCAGAGATCTGATTTACCTGAAGACCACAGGGGAGGGGCCACAGAACTTGTGCAGTGTCTTCTTGATGTTGTCAGTGAGTGTCGATTCATCTAGATACCAAGTACTCTGGTCCGATGCTGAGGGCCCTGCTGTGGGGTCTGAGGATGACAAGCAGTCAATCACCTAGAGATAGGGGCCTGGATTCGCCTGACAACAGCAAGCCTTGAATAAGTGGTGCTCTGCACTACAAGCTtgctttcttcctactgcccatctTTCTCCCCACACTCACCCGGAGCTCCACACACTGTATTGATGGCTGTTGACTGGGAAGACAGGAGTTCGTCCAGGAGACGCTGAGCTGTGGGGAGGATCTgagggagaaagagacaaaggCAGGCAGAACACGGCCTAGGTGAACCCATGGAGGCCTGGGCCTAACAGGAAGGCCGCTATGCGGCCTGGCCCGGAGCTAATTGCAGGAGGGGGTGCCGACCTCACCCACCTGCTGAGGGAGCTCACTGATGAGGTACTGAGCAAACTTCTGCAGCTGGTCCCTCTGTAGCCGGGACAGGGACTCTGAGACTGGGGCTCGCAGGCAGACTGCAGAAGCCTGAAGGGGACACAGAGTAAAATGGAATAATCTGAGAACAGGCttgctggagctggagctgggggACAGAGAGGCAGAGTAGGGGAGGTGAGGGGGCTCACATTGTAGCCAGGCATGCAGCAGAGAAGGGGGGGATGGAGCGTAGGATAGGGCCGGGATAAATTGGGAGGGCCTCACGTTGTGGATGCGGAAGAGACAGAGTGCCACGACGTGGGTGCACCATTTGGCCCCAGCCCCACAGGTACAGCTGCAGGAAGTGACCCGGCAGCGGTCAAACATCACAGCCACGTTGTAGGCCCCTTTGGGAGGGA is from Macaca fascicularis isolate 582-1 chromosome 9, T2T-MFA8v1.1 and encodes:
- the ZSWIM8 gene encoding zinc finger SWIM domain-containing protein 8 isoform X17, with the protein product MELMFAEWEDGERFSFEDSDRFEEDSLCSFISEAESLCQNWRGWRKQSAGPNSPTGGGGGGGSGGTRMRDGLVIPLVELSAKQVAFHIPFEVVEKVYPPVPEQLQLRIAFWSFPENEEDIRLYSCLANGSADEFQRGDQLFRMRAVKDPLQIGFHLSATVVPPQMVPPKGAYNVAVMFDRCRVTSCSCTCGAGAKWCTHVVALCLFRIHNASAVCLRAPVSESLSRLQRDQLQKFAQYLISELPQQILPTAQRLLDELLSSQSTAINTVCGAPDPTAGPSASDQSTWYLDESTLTDNIKKTLHKFCGPSPVVFSDVNSMYLSSTEPPAAAEWACLLRPLRGREPEGVWNLLSIVREMFKRRDSNAAPLLEILTDQCLTYEQITGWWYSVRTSASHSSASGHTGRSNGQSEVAAHACASMCDEMVTLWRLAVLDPALSPQRRRELCTQLRQWQLKVIENVKRGQHKKTLERLFPGFRPAVEACYFNWEEAYPLPGVTYSGTDRKLALCWARALPSRPGASRSGGLEESRDRPRPLPAEPAVRPKEPGTKRKGLGEGVPSSQRGPRRLSAEGGDKALHKMGPGGGKAKALGGAGSGSKGSAGGGSKRRLSSEDSSLEPDLAEMSLDDSSLALGAEASTFGGFPESPPPCPLHGGSRGPSAFLPEPPDTYEEDGGVYFSEGPEPPTASAGPPGLLPGDVCTRDDVPSTDESGSGLPKTKEAAPAVGEEDDDYQAYYLNAQDGAGGEEEKAEGGAGEEHDLFAGLKPLEQESRMEVLFACAEALHAHGYSNEASRLTVELAQDLLANPPDLKVEPPPAKGKKNKVSTSRQTWVATNTLSKAAFLLTVLSERPEHHNLAFRVGMFALELQRPPASTKALEVKLAYQESEVAALLKKIPLGPSEMSTMRCRAEELREGTLCDYRPVLPLMLASFIFDVLCAPGSRPPSRNWNSETPGDEELGFEAAVAALGMKTTVSEAEHPLLCEGTRREKGDLALALMITYKDDQAKLKKPGQQSETLSLKKKKRRRGKKEKCSSARRRS